The following nucleotide sequence is from Natronosalvus caseinilyticus.
ACTGATCGAGTACTACCGCACGCTCGCGGACGCGACCGATCTCGGACTCGTCGTCTACAAGCGTGGTTCGTTGCTCGACGAGCCGGTGCTCGAGGAACTCTCGACCATCGAGAACGTCGTCGCCGTGAAGTACGCCGTCTACGACGTCAAGGAGTTCTCACGCCTGGTTGAGACCGTCTCAGGTGACGTGGAGTGGCTCAACGGCGTCGCCGAGCGCTACGCGCTCGCCTACGCGGTCGAGGGTGCGACCGGCTTCACGACGGGGATCGGCAACTTCATCCCGCGGCCCGTCCTCGAGCTGTCGGACGCACTCGCCGCCCGCGACTGGATGCGCGCGAAGGAGATCCGTGACGCCCTGCGCTCCTACGAGGACTTGCGCGAGGAGGATGGCGGCGGCCCCGCTTTCGGATCCGCGAAGAACGTTCCCGTCGTCAAGTACGGCACGGATTTGCAGGGAATGCACGGCGGTACCATCCGCGAACCGCTCGTCGAACTCTCGGCCGAGGACCGCGGCCGCGTCGAGTCGTTCCTCGAGGACCTCGATCGTGATGGACTCCTGTCCTGAACCGATGCGGGTGGGCTGCCACTCGTCTCCCGCGGGCGTCGAATCTGGCCCTAACGATACGTATTACTGTCCTCGGTTCGAGTCCCAGATATGACCGTCGAGTCGCTGCTGTTAGACGGTGGGACCGTCCACACTCTCGACGATG
It contains:
- a CDS encoding dihydrodipicolinate synthase family protein, coding for MDYDPLRENLRSVAFTIPTPFSEDGEDVLETRIAENVRTLYDEGARVFIPCGNTGEYYSLSQAERIDVVRATVEALPDDATVVGGAGGSTKNATELLENYAEAGADAAMIMYPRHTYVHREGLIEYYRTLADATDLGLVVYKRGSLLDEPVLEELSTIENVVAVKYAVYDVKEFSRLVETVSGDVEWLNGVAERYALAYAVEGATGFTTGIGNFIPRPVLELSDALAARDWMRAKEIRDALRSYEDLREEDGGGPAFGSAKNVPVVKYGTDLQGMHGGTIREPLVELSAEDRGRVESFLEDLDRDGLLS